One Mycolicibacterium fortuitum subsp. fortuitum genomic window carries:
- the gyrB gene encoding DNA topoisomerase (ATP-hydrolyzing) subunit B, whose product MAAQKNNAPSEYGADSIKVLEGLEAVRKRPGMYIGSTGERGLHHLIWEVVDNAVDEAMAGFASRVDVRILADGGVQVTDDGRGIPVAMHATGIPTVDVVMTVLHAGGKFEEGAYQVSGGLHGVGVSVVNALSTRLEADIRTDGYEWFQTYERSVPGTLKQGEKTKETGTTIRFWADPDVFETTVYDFETIARRLQEMAFLNKGLTIELTDERVTAEEVVDDVVSDHADAPKSAADEAAEAGAPVKVKHRVFHYPGGLVDFVKHINRTKSPIQPSVIDFDGKGPGHEVEIAMQWNGGYSESVHTFANTINTHEGGTHEEGFRAALTSVVNRYAKEKKLLKDKDPNLTGEDIREGLAAVISVKVSQPQFEGQTKTKLGNTEVKSFVQKICNEQISHWLEANPAEAKTVVNKAVSSAQARAAARKARDLVRRKSATDIGGLPGKLADCRSTDPSKSELYVVEGDSAGGSAKSGRDSMFQAILPLRGKIINVEKARIDRVLKNTEVQAIITALGTGIHDEFDITKLRYHKIVLMADADVDGQHISTLLLTLLFRFMKPLIEHGHVFLAQPPLYKLKWQRQEPEFAYSDRERDGLLEAGKAAGKRINVDDGIQRYKGLGEMDAKELWETTMDPSVRVLRQVTLDDAAAADELFSILMGEDVEARRSFITRNAKDVRFLDV is encoded by the coding sequence GTGGCTGCCCAGAAGAACAACGCTCCCAGCGAGTACGGCGCCGATTCGATCAAGGTGCTGGAAGGATTGGAGGCCGTCCGTAAACGCCCGGGCATGTACATCGGTTCCACCGGTGAACGGGGTCTGCACCACCTGATCTGGGAGGTCGTGGACAACGCGGTTGACGAGGCCATGGCCGGCTTCGCCAGTCGGGTGGATGTGAGAATCCTCGCCGACGGCGGCGTCCAGGTCACCGACGACGGCCGCGGAATCCCCGTCGCCATGCACGCCACCGGTATTCCGACCGTCGACGTCGTGATGACCGTGCTGCACGCGGGCGGCAAGTTCGAAGAGGGCGCCTACCAGGTGTCCGGTGGTCTGCACGGTGTGGGTGTGTCGGTGGTCAACGCGCTGTCGACACGCCTCGAGGCCGATATCCGGACCGACGGCTACGAGTGGTTCCAGACGTACGAGCGGTCGGTTCCGGGAACCCTCAAGCAGGGCGAGAAGACGAAGGAAACCGGCACCACCATCCGGTTCTGGGCCGATCCGGATGTCTTCGAGACCACTGTCTACGACTTCGAGACCATCGCCCGCCGGTTGCAGGAGATGGCGTTCCTCAACAAGGGCCTGACCATCGAGCTGACCGATGAGCGCGTCACCGCTGAAGAAGTGGTCGATGACGTGGTCAGCGATCACGCCGACGCGCCGAAGTCCGCCGCAGACGAGGCCGCCGAAGCGGGGGCGCCGGTCAAGGTCAAGCACCGGGTGTTTCACTACCCCGGCGGCCTGGTCGACTTCGTCAAGCACATCAACCGGACCAAGTCCCCCATTCAGCCGAGTGTCATCGACTTCGACGGCAAGGGCCCCGGGCACGAAGTCGAGATCGCCATGCAGTGGAACGGCGGTTACTCCGAGTCGGTGCACACCTTCGCCAACACCATCAACACCCACGAAGGCGGAACTCACGAAGAGGGTTTCCGCGCGGCGTTGACGAGCGTGGTGAACCGGTACGCCAAAGAGAAGAAGCTTCTCAAGGACAAGGATCCCAACCTCACTGGTGAGGACATCCGCGAGGGTCTGGCCGCGGTGATCTCGGTCAAGGTGTCACAACCGCAGTTCGAGGGTCAGACGAAGACGAAACTCGGCAACACCGAGGTCAAGTCGTTCGTCCAGAAGATCTGCAACGAGCAGATCAGCCATTGGCTCGAGGCCAACCCGGCCGAAGCCAAAACTGTTGTGAACAAAGCGGTCTCGTCAGCACAGGCGCGCGCGGCCGCCCGTAAGGCGCGTGATCTGGTGCGCCGCAAGAGTGCCACCGACATCGGCGGTCTGCCCGGCAAGCTGGCCGACTGCCGCTCCACCGATCCGAGCAAGTCCGAGCTGTACGTGGTGGAGGGTGACTCGGCAGGCGGCTCGGCCAAGAGCGGCCGCGACTCGATGTTCCAGGCGATCCTGCCGCTGCGAGGCAAGATCATCAACGTCGAAAAGGCCCGCATCGACCGGGTTTTGAAGAACACCGAAGTCCAGGCCATCATCACCGCGCTGGGTACCGGCATCCACGACGAGTTCGACATCACCAAGCTGCGTTATCACAAGATCGTGCTGATGGCCGACGCGGACGTGGACGGCCAGCACATCTCCACGCTGCTGCTCACGCTGCTGTTCCGGTTCATGAAGCCGCTCATCGAACACGGCCACGTGTTCCTGGCCCAGCCGCCGCTGTACAAACTGAAATGGCAGCGTCAGGAACCGGAGTTCGCCTACTCGGACCGGGAGCGCGACGGCCTGCTCGAGGCGGGCAAGGCGGCCGGCAAACGGATCAACGTCGACGACGGTATCCAGCGGTACAAGGGTCTCGGCGAGATGGATGCCAAGGAACTGTGGGAAACCACCATGGATCCGTCAGTGCGGGTATTGCGTCAAGTGACGCTTGACGATGCTGCTGCGGCCGACGAGCTGTTCTCCATCCTGATGGGCGAGGACGTCGAAGCCCGACGCAGCTTCATCACCCGTAACGCCAAAGACGTTCGGTTCCTGGACGTTTAG
- the recF gene encoding DNA replication/repair protein RecF (All proteins in this family for which functions are known are DNA-binding proteins that assist the filamentation of RecA onto DNA for the initiation of recombination or recombinational repair.), whose translation MYVRHLGLTDYRSWAHVELELEPGRTVFVGPNGFGKTNLVEALWYCATLGSHRVASDAPLIRAGAQRAIVSSIVVNEGRELAVDLEITSGRANKARLNRSPVRSPREILGVLRAVLFSPEDLALVRGDPGERRRYLDELATTRRPAIAGVRADYEKVVRQRTALLKTAAGARYRGDRSVLDTLDVWDGHLAAHGAALIAARIALVEQLHPEVQKAYQLLAPSSRPAAIRYRSSVEAIANAPGLESVEFYEAALLDGLARRRDAELDRGVCLVGPHRDDLELWLGDQPAKGFASHGESWSMALALRLGAYELLRSDGVDPVLLLDDVFAELDTARRQALATVAGEAEQVLVTAAVGEDIPQDWEVNRVEIRMTEGDQGRISVVQA comes from the coding sequence ATGTATGTCCGCCACCTGGGGCTGACCGACTACCGGTCCTGGGCACACGTCGAGCTCGAGCTGGAGCCCGGCCGGACCGTTTTCGTCGGACCGAACGGTTTCGGAAAGACGAATCTTGTTGAGGCACTGTGGTATTGCGCCACGCTTGGTTCTCATCGGGTGGCCTCTGACGCGCCGCTGATCAGGGCCGGTGCACAGCGCGCCATCGTCTCGAGCATCGTGGTGAACGAAGGTCGGGAGCTGGCGGTCGATCTCGAGATCACCAGCGGTCGCGCCAACAAGGCGCGGTTGAACCGGTCGCCGGTGCGGTCTCCCCGCGAGATCCTCGGGGTGTTGAGGGCGGTGTTGTTCAGCCCGGAGGACCTGGCGCTGGTTCGCGGCGATCCAGGTGAGCGGCGCCGCTATCTCGACGAGTTGGCAACCACCCGCCGGCCGGCCATTGCAGGTGTCCGTGCCGACTACGAAAAAGTAGTACGTCAGCGCACCGCTCTGCTGAAAACTGCTGCGGGAGCGCGCTATCGGGGCGATCGGAGCGTGCTCGACACGCTCGATGTGTGGGACGGGCACCTCGCCGCGCACGGCGCTGCGCTGATCGCCGCTCGTATCGCACTGGTCGAGCAGCTCCACCCCGAAGTACAGAAGGCCTATCAGTTGTTGGCACCCTCGAGCCGGCCCGCCGCGATCCGGTACCGGTCCAGCGTGGAGGCGATCGCCAACGCCCCTGGCTTGGAGTCCGTCGAGTTCTACGAGGCCGCCCTCCTGGACGGATTGGCTCGCCGGCGCGACGCCGAGCTGGACCGCGGCGTCTGCCTGGTGGGCCCGCACCGCGACGATCTGGAGCTGTGGCTCGGTGATCAGCCCGCCAAAGGCTTTGCCAGCCATGGTGAATCATGGTCGATGGCCCTGGCACTGCGCTTGGGAGCCTACGAGCTGCTGCGGTCGGACGGTGTGGATCCGGTGCTGCTGCTCGACGACGTCTTCGCGGAGTTGGACACCGCTCGTCGCCAGGCGTTGGCGACGGTCGCCGGGGAAGCCGAGCAGGTCCTGGTCACCGCGGCGGTCGGCGAGGACATCCCGCAGGACTGGGAGGTCAACCGGGTCGAGATCCGCATGACCGAAGGCGACCAGGGGCGGATATCGGTGGTGCAGGCATGA
- the dnaN gene encoding DNA polymerase III subunit beta, translating to MATTTAGLTDLKFRVVREDFADAVAWVARNLPTRPTIPVLAGVLLTGTDDGLTISGFDYEVSAEVRVSAEIASPGSVLVSGRLLSDITKALPAKPVELSVEGTRVSLTCGSARFSLPTLAVEDYPALPTLPDETGVVSSDLFAEAIGQVAVAAGRDDTLPMLTGIRVEISGESVVLAATDRFRLAVRELTWETAATDVEAAVLVPAKTLAEAAKAGTDGNQVHLSLGSGESVGKDGLLGIRSNGKRSTTRLLDAEFPKFRQLLPNEHTAVATIGVAELTEAIKRVALVADRGAQIRMEFGDDVLRLSAGADDVGRAEEDLPVEFAGDPLTIAFNPTYLTDGLSSLHSDRVTFGFTTPSRPAVLRPTGEDGGTGGGSGPFPAAKTDYVYLLMPVRLPG from the coding sequence GTGGCGACGACGACGGCTGGGCTGACCGACTTGAAGTTCCGCGTGGTGCGTGAGGACTTCGCGGACGCGGTGGCCTGGGTGGCCCGCAATCTGCCGACCCGGCCCACCATCCCGGTCCTGGCCGGGGTGCTGCTGACCGGCACTGATGACGGTCTGACCATCTCCGGCTTCGATTACGAAGTTTCCGCAGAGGTGCGAGTCAGTGCCGAAATCGCTTCTCCTGGAAGCGTTTTGGTGTCAGGACGGCTGTTGTCCGACATCACCAAGGCGTTGCCGGCCAAGCCGGTGGAGCTCAGCGTGGAAGGCACCCGGGTCTCGCTGACCTGTGGCAGCGCCCGGTTCTCACTGCCCACGCTGGCGGTCGAGGACTATCCGGCGCTGCCGACCCTGCCCGACGAAACCGGTGTGGTGTCATCCGACCTGTTCGCCGAGGCCATCGGTCAGGTGGCCGTTGCCGCCGGCCGCGATGACACGCTGCCGATGCTGACCGGCATCCGCGTCGAGATCTCCGGTGAATCAGTGGTTTTGGCCGCGACCGACCGTTTCCGGCTGGCCGTGCGCGAGCTGACCTGGGAAACCGCTGCGACCGATGTCGAGGCGGCGGTGCTGGTTCCGGCGAAGACCTTGGCCGAGGCGGCCAAGGCAGGCACCGACGGCAACCAGGTGCACCTGTCCCTGGGCTCCGGTGAATCGGTCGGCAAGGACGGTCTGCTGGGCATTCGCAGTAACGGCAAGCGCAGCACCACGCGGTTGCTCGACGCCGAGTTCCCGAAGTTCCGTCAGCTGCTGCCCAATGAGCACACCGCCGTGGCGACCATCGGTGTGGCCGAGCTCACCGAGGCCATCAAGCGTGTGGCGCTGGTGGCCGATCGCGGAGCGCAGATCCGGATGGAATTCGGCGATGACGTCCTGCGGTTGTCGGCTGGCGCCGACGACGTGGGCCGGGCCGAGGAAGATCTGCCGGTCGAATTCGCCGGGGACCCGCTGACCATCGCGTTCAATCCGACCTACCTCACCGACGGGTTGAGCTCACTGCACTCGGACCGGGTGACGTTCGGTTTCACCACGCCGAGCCGTCCTGCCGTGTTGCGGCCCACGGGTGAAGATGGTGGTACCGGTGGTGGTTCGGGTCCTTTCCCGGCCGCCAAGACCGATTACGTCTATCTGTTGATGCCGGTTCGCCTTCCTGGCTGA
- the gnd gene encoding phosphogluconate dehydrogenase (NAD(+)-dependent, decarboxylating) has translation MQLGLVGLGKMGFNMRERLRAGGHEVVGYDPRPEVSDVANLADLAGALEAPRVVWVMVPSGTVTHETITALADVLSAGDLVIDGGNSRYTEDGPHAKLLGDKGINFIDAGVSGGVWGLHEGYGLMVGGSDADVARAMPIFDTLRPEGDVADGFVHAGPVGAGHYAKMVHNGIEYGLMHAYAEGYELLAAEELIADPQAVIQAWTNGTVVRSWLQQLLAKALKEDPGFAAISGYTEDSGEGRWTVEEAISHRVPMPVIAASLFARFASRQEDSPTMKAVSALRNQFGGHAVHRISESG, from the coding sequence ATGCAACTGGGGTTGGTCGGCCTGGGCAAGATGGGCTTCAACATGCGCGAGCGCCTGCGCGCCGGTGGCCACGAAGTCGTGGGTTACGACCCCCGGCCGGAAGTCAGCGACGTGGCCAACTTGGCAGATCTGGCCGGCGCCCTCGAGGCGCCCCGGGTGGTCTGGGTGATGGTGCCCTCCGGCACGGTGACCCATGAGACCATCACCGCGCTCGCCGATGTGCTCAGTGCCGGAGATCTGGTGATCGACGGTGGCAACTCGCGCTACACCGAGGATGGCCCGCACGCAAAGTTGTTGGGCGACAAGGGAATCAACTTCATCGACGCCGGCGTGTCCGGCGGCGTATGGGGGCTTCACGAGGGATACGGTCTGATGGTCGGTGGCAGCGATGCCGATGTGGCTCGAGCCATGCCGATCTTCGACACGCTGCGCCCCGAGGGTGATGTGGCCGACGGTTTCGTCCACGCCGGCCCGGTCGGCGCCGGGCACTACGCCAAAATGGTGCACAACGGCATCGAGTACGGCCTGATGCACGCTTACGCCGAAGGATACGAGCTGCTCGCGGCCGAGGAACTGATCGCCGATCCGCAGGCGGTGATCCAGGCGTGGACCAACGGCACCGTCGTGCGGTCCTGGCTGCAGCAGCTGCTGGCCAAGGCCCTCAAGGAAGATCCGGGGTTCGCCGCGATCAGCGGCTACACCGAGGATTCCGGCGAAGGCCGGTGGACGGTGGAAGAGGCCATCAGTCATCGCGTTCCGATGCCGGTGATCGCGGCTTCGTTGTTCGCCCGGTTCGCCTCGAGGCAAGAGGACTCGCCGACCATGAAAGCGGTCTCGGCGTTGCGCAACCAGTTCGGTGGGCATGCTGTGCACCGGATCAGCGAGTCCGGTTAG
- a CDS encoding DUF721 family protein, which yields MTDESSESTGPVSRDPAPAVTPEELTRMRGMDLVRRTLEEARGAARSQGKDVGRGRSAPVRRVAGNAGRRRSWSGPGPDVRDPQLLGSATQDLAKVRGWSSRVAEGSVFGRWRAVVGDQIADHANPTALNEGVLTVSAESTAWATQLRMVQSQLLAKIAAAVGDGVVTSLKIVGPVGPSWRKGRYHVPGRGPRDTYG from the coding sequence ATGACAGACGAATCATCAGAGTCCACCGGTCCGGTATCTCGAGATCCGGCCCCCGCGGTCACCCCCGAGGAGCTCACCCGGATGCGCGGAATGGATCTGGTGCGCCGAACCCTCGAGGAGGCTCGGGGCGCAGCCCGCAGCCAGGGTAAGGACGTCGGTCGGGGCCGCAGTGCCCCGGTGCGGCGGGTGGCGGGAAATGCCGGACGGCGCCGCAGCTGGTCGGGTCCGGGTCCTGACGTCCGTGATCCGCAGCTGCTCGGGTCCGCGACACAGGATCTGGCGAAGGTGCGCGGTTGGTCCTCGAGAGTCGCCGAGGGCTCGGTATTCGGCCGGTGGCGCGCTGTCGTGGGTGATCAGATCGCCGACCATGCCAATCCGACGGCCTTGAACGAAGGTGTGTTGACGGTCTCGGCCGAGTCGACGGCGTGGGCCACCCAGCTGCGGATGGTCCAGTCTCAGCTGCTGGCGAAGATCGCCGCGGCGGTCGGGGACGGGGTCGTGACCTCGTTGAAGATTGTCGGACCGGTCGGCCCGTCGTGGCGGAAGGGCCGATATCACGTGCCGGGGCGCGGCCCCCGGGACACCTACGGCTAG